The Polaribacter sp. Q13 sequence GTTGTTTTGGTTTTTGTAACGGAACCTTTTTCTTTAAGCAAGCAGGTTAAATTAGACAATCCGCAAAAAGCGGGAAATGATAACATTTCTGTGATGAAATTAAACCATGTTCGTAAATTTAATACGGGTATTTACGATTATTCTATTGTTACCTCTACCTTTACTCCTATCAATACTAAAAACCATCCTTTTACCTTAAAAGCTTCTACAAGTATACAAGAATGGTGCGGACATACTTTTACGCAATTAAACCTTGCTGATGACACCTATAATTTTAAACAATTTTCTTATTTTGAAGCTGATGGAGACGCAGAGAAAACAATACATGCCACTTATTTAGAAGAAGCATTATTTACTAAAATTCGTATTGCAAAAGGAGAATTACCAGAAGGAGAAATCAATTTGATTCCTTCTACGATTTACAACCGTTTTAACTATAAAAAATTGGATGTTGAGAAAGCTAATATTAGTAAAACCACATCAGAAAAAACGCTTACTTATAAAATAAAGTATCTAAGTATAAATAGAACACTTAGCATTGAGGTAGAAAAAGATTTTCCATACAAAATTTTAAGTTGGACAGAAAATGACGGAACTGGTTTAACCACAACTGCCAAACTAAAAGCGAGTAGTAATGAACCTTATTGGAAACAAAAAAAACGATCTGACCAAAGTAAAAGAAAAGCACTGAAATTAAAATACGAATAGTTTCTTTCTAAAAAAACTCAACATTTGGTTGCTTTAAAGTTCCTTGTAATCTAAAAAGTAAATCGTTTTTACGGAAGCTATACTAAAGATAAACATCAAACTAATTAAATAGTTTACTCTGTAAAATATTCTAGATTTTCTTTAGCACTTTTTATCGCTAAATGAATATCTTCAACAACAAGATTGCTTTCTATACATGAGAATACTCCATTTTTTTCAAAATCTTCTCTTAATGATTTTCCAATACCAGAAATAATCACTTTTATTTTTCGTTCCTCATACGTTTTTAATATCCCTTTAATACTCTGATAACCTGTGGCATCTATTAGTGGCACATAACGCATTCTAATAATAATAACCTTAGGCTGTAAATTTGTATTTATAATAGTTTCCTGAAAATGTTTGGCAGCCCCAAAAAATAAAGCCCCATTAATTTCATATAAAATAACTCCTTTAGGGATGTCTAATAATTCATCATCAAAGAGGTGTTCTCCTTTTTCAGTATTAGAAGTAAAATCTTGAATATTTACAGACTTACTCATTCGTTTCATAAACATAAAACTAGAAAGTACTATTCCTATTTCTATGGCTACGACCAAATCAAAGATAACAGTAAGAAAAAAGGTTGTTAGCAAAATTATAATATCCATTCTATTCCCTTTTAAAATAGATTTAAATTGTCGCCATTCACTCATATTAAAAGCCACAACAATTAAAATACCTGCCAAACAAGACATTGGAATTAATTTAGCATAAGGGGCAAATAATAGCATTATTGCTAATAAAACCAATGAGTGTACAATACCTGCAATTGGAGTTCTACCACCATTTTTTACATTTGTGGCAGTTCTTGCAATAGCCCCAGTAGCCGGAATCCCTCCAAACAACGATGATACAATATTGGCGCCTCCCATAGCTATTAATTCCATATTTGAACGATGTTTTCCTCCAATCATAGAATCTGATACTACTGCAGAAAGCAGTGACTCAATACAACCTAAGATTGCAATGGCAAATGCTGGTTGTAAAAGTGCTTGTATGGTACTAAAACTTACGTTAGGTATATGAGGCAAACCAAACTTGTTAGGTATGGCTCCAAAATTACTTTCAATAGTATCTACAGGAATATCAAAATTTGCAACCACAAGGGTTGATATTAAAATTGCAATGATAGAGCCGGGTATTTTTTTTACTATTTTTTGAAAATAAATGGTAAGTAATATAGAACCTACTGCAATTGCAATTGCATACCAGTTAAAGTTTTGAAAGTTTTCAAAATAGACAATCCATTTATCTATAAAATCTGCAGGAACTTTTGAAATATGCAATCCAAAGAAATCATTTACTTGAGATGAAAAAATGATTAAGGCTATTCCGCTAGTAAAACCAACAATAAGAGAGTATGGAATATATTTTAGTAAGTTTCCAAACCTTAATAATCCCATTCCAATCATTAGAAAACCTGCCATAAAGGTAGCAATGATTAAACCATCAATTCCATGCAACTGAATAATACCATAAACAATAACAATAAATGCTCCCGTTGGCCCACCAATCTGAACTCTACTCCCTCCAAAAGTCGAGAAAAATATACCAGCTATGATGGCTGTAATAATACCTTTCTCCGGAGAAACTCCTGATGCTATTGCAAAAGCAATTGCCAAAGGCAACGCAACAATTCCTACAATTAATCCAGACAGGATATCTTTTGTTAACGTTTCTTTTGATATCCCTTGCTTTAAAAGAGAAAATAATTTTGGTACAAATTCTTTATTCATCTGTTTATTGATTAATTTTTTGATAAATCTGTTTTATATTTTATCACTTTGCCCTATAATCGATAGTAATATTTAGTAAAATAGCCCTTGCAGCCCGCATTAATGGTATTTGTAGCATAAAGCTAGAAAGTACGAGTAATGGATACAAATATTTAAAAAAGCTATGAATAC is a genomic window containing:
- a CDS encoding septum formation inhibitor Maf, translating into MNTKTALLYLVLFSFIGCQSGQTNTTPQASVKEVNNPISENDQFNKYWYSGKAELSSYTLKQARYGEIRDGEVVLVFVTEPFSLSKQVKLDNPQKAGNDNISVMKLNHVRKFNTGIYDYSIVTSTFTPINTKNHPFTLKASTSIQEWCGHTFTQLNLADDTYNFKQFSYFEADGDAEKTIHATYLEEALFTKIRIAKGELPEGEINLIPSTIYNRFNYKKLDVEKANISKTTSEKTLTYKIKYLSINRTLSIEVEKDFPYKILSWTENDGTGLTTTAKLKASSNEPYWKQKKRSDQSKRKALKLKYE
- a CDS encoding SulP family inorganic anion transporter — protein: MNKEFVPKLFSLLKQGISKETLTKDILSGLIVGIVALPLAIAFAIASGVSPEKGIITAIIAGIFFSTFGGSRVQIGGPTGAFIVIVYGIIQLHGIDGLIIATFMAGFLMIGMGLLRFGNLLKYIPYSLIVGFTSGIALIIFSSQVNDFFGLHISKVPADFIDKWIVYFENFQNFNWYAIAIAVGSILLTIYFQKIVKKIPGSIIAILISTLVVANFDIPVDTIESNFGAIPNKFGLPHIPNVSFSTIQALLQPAFAIAILGCIESLLSAVVSDSMIGGKHRSNMELIAMGGANIVSSLFGGIPATGAIARTATNVKNGGRTPIAGIVHSLVLLAIMLLFAPYAKLIPMSCLAGILIVVAFNMSEWRQFKSILKGNRMDIIILLTTFFLTVIFDLVVAIEIGIVLSSFMFMKRMSKSVNIQDFTSNTEKGEHLFDDELLDIPKGVILYEINGALFFGAAKHFQETIINTNLQPKVIIIRMRYVPLIDATGYQSIKGILKTYEERKIKVIISGIGKSLREDFEKNGVFSCIESNLVVEDIHLAIKSAKENLEYFTE